One region of Cyanobium sp. M30B3 genomic DNA includes:
- a CDS encoding PilZ domain-containing protein — protein MAPAGSDPGAGPGGPDTPAQLPPLPPPPPFEAASILAAPDQRSAHAAGSGQDGRRHPREQAPLCRPLTVLLPSAGCCTADILDISLGGLCLLITHNQELRIGQAVTVDFSAHRLPAAMQSGGLVEARLRWYVRSGPVTTMGVGFDVPLPALPELL, from the coding sequence ATGGCACCAGCAGGTTCCGATCCCGGCGCCGGCCCCGGCGGCCCCGACACCCCAGCCCAGCTTCCGCCCCTGCCCCCGCCACCTCCGTTTGAGGCGGCCAGCATTCTCGCCGCGCCTGATCAGCGCAGCGCTCACGCCGCTGGGAGTGGGCAGGACGGCCGCCGCCATCCACGGGAGCAGGCCCCCCTCTGCCGTCCCCTCACGGTGTTGCTGCCATCGGCCGGCTGTTGCACGGCGGACATCCTCGACATCAGCCTGGGCGGCCTCTGCCTGTTGATCACCCACAACCAGGAGCTCAGGATCGGCCAGGCCGTCACCGTGGATTTCAGTGCCCACCGCTTGCCCGCAGCCATGCAATCGGGGGGGCTGGTTGAGGCGCGGCTGCGCTGGTATGTGCGCTCCGGACCGGTGACCACCATGGGGGTGGGCTTTGATGTTCCCCTGCCGGCGTTGCCCGAATTGCTCTAG
- a CDS encoding circularly permuted type 2 ATP-grasp protein: MFTDYTPNRGYDEYFSANDQPRLALRPLLSSLGRLGLDELNRNHAAAGVLLKRLGATFRLNGSDQRGVERILPFDPLPRLISTSDWLRLERGLIQRLEAIDQFLADVYGDQRILHDNVIPRADVESSQGWRPQMQGFKPPLNRWCHISGLDLVRDGEGTWRVLEDNLRCPSGVAYFLENRRVMKRMFPSLFTGRTVQPIDDYPSHLLQTLRELAPWTETPKVVLLTPGVYNSAYFEHSYLAQQMGIQLVEGRDLVCQDERVWMRSTAGLEPVDVIYRRIDDDFLDPEVFRSDSMLGVPGLMRAYRAGRVAIANAPGTGVADDKLIYAYVPEMIRYYLGEEPIIENVPTYICSRPDDQAYVLAHLGELVVKSVAEAGGYGMLIGPHARPEEISDFAERIQANPRNYIAQPTLELSTVPSLSEGELFPCHVDLRPYVLRGQGAWVSPGGLTRVALRRGSLVVNSSQGGGCKDTWIVTDSQEALPC, encoded by the coding sequence ATGTTCACGGACTACACCCCCAACCGCGGCTACGACGAATACTTCAGCGCCAACGACCAGCCGCGCCTGGCCCTGCGCCCCCTGCTCTCGTCCCTTGGGCGGCTGGGACTGGACGAACTGAACCGCAACCACGCGGCCGCGGGCGTGCTGCTGAAACGGCTGGGGGCCACCTTCCGGCTCAACGGTTCAGACCAGCGGGGCGTGGAGCGGATCCTGCCCTTCGACCCCCTGCCCCGGCTGATCAGCACCAGCGACTGGCTGCGGCTGGAGCGGGGTCTGATCCAGCGGCTGGAGGCGATCGACCAGTTCCTGGCCGACGTGTACGGCGACCAGCGAATCCTCCACGACAACGTGATTCCCCGGGCCGATGTGGAGAGCTCCCAGGGCTGGCGGCCCCAGATGCAGGGCTTCAAGCCCCCGCTCAACCGCTGGTGTCACATCTCCGGCCTCGACCTGGTGCGGGATGGCGAGGGCACCTGGCGGGTGCTGGAGGACAACCTGCGCTGTCCCTCCGGGGTGGCCTATTTCCTCGAGAACCGGCGGGTGATGAAGCGCATGTTCCCCAGCCTGTTCACGGGGCGCACGGTGCAGCCGATCGACGACTACCCCTCCCATCTGCTGCAGACCCTGCGGGAGCTGGCGCCCTGGACGGAAACCCCCAAGGTGGTGCTGCTCACCCCCGGCGTGTACAACAGTGCCTACTTCGAGCACAGCTACCTGGCCCAGCAGATGGGCATCCAGCTGGTAGAGGGCCGCGACCTGGTGTGCCAGGACGAGCGGGTGTGGATGCGCAGCACCGCCGGCCTGGAGCCGGTGGATGTGATCTACCGGCGCATCGACGACGACTTCCTCGATCCGGAGGTGTTCCGCAGCGACTCGATGCTGGGGGTGCCGGGCCTGATGCGGGCCTACAGGGCTGGCCGGGTGGCGATCGCCAACGCCCCCGGCACCGGTGTGGCCGACGACAAGCTGATCTATGCCTATGTGCCGGAGATGATCCGCTACTACCTGGGCGAGGAGCCGATCATCGAAAATGTGCCCACCTACATCTGCTCCAGGCCGGACGACCAGGCCTATGTGCTGGCCCATCTCGGCGAGCTGGTGGTGAAATCCGTGGCCGAAGCGGGGGGCTACGGGATGCTGATCGGTCCCCATGCCCGCCCGGAGGAGATCAGCGATTTCGCCGAAAGGATTCAGGCCAACCCCCGCAATTACATCGCCCAGCCCACCCTGGAGCTGTCCACCGTCCCCTCCCTGAGCGAGGGTGAACTCTTCCCCTGCCACGTGGACCTGCGCCCCTACGTGCTGCGGGGTCAGGGGGCCTGGGTGAGCCCCGGTGGCCTCACCCGGGTCGCCCTTCGCCGTGGCTCCCTGGTGGTGAATTCCTCCCAGGGGGGTGGCTGCAAGGACACCTGGATCGTGACCGACAGTCAGGAGGCCTTGCCATGTTGA
- a CDS encoding alpha-E domain-containing protein, whose amino-acid sequence MLSRVADSLYWINRYVERAENISRFVEVSEAMALDCPPGSAEPWLPLIDASGDRELFDSLYPQGSPENVIEFLVRAEANPSSIFNCLNIARENARQIREVITTEMWEHLNDIYWTLVEDENFWRQPPQELLRHIRGACQLFYGITDATLSRDLSWQFSRLGRLLERADKTTRILDVKYFLLLPSPDEVGGVLDELQWISLLRSAGAYQMFRQSRQQAIEPKAVAAFLLLDPIFPRSVRYCLGRIQETLRIVSGSSLPGTPDALECLSGLTLARWSYTHIEDLIAGGLHEAIDALQSDLNSMHELIEQRFFTATTHNPTNADPACVLA is encoded by the coding sequence ATGTTGAGCCGCGTTGCCGATTCGCTCTACTGGATCAATCGCTACGTGGAGCGGGCTGAAAACATCTCCCGCTTCGTGGAGGTGAGTGAGGCCATGGCTCTCGACTGCCCCCCCGGCAGTGCCGAGCCCTGGCTGCCGCTGATTGATGCCAGCGGCGACAGGGAGTTGTTCGACTCGCTCTATCCGCAGGGATCACCGGAAAACGTGATTGAGTTTCTGGTGCGCGCCGAAGCCAACCCCAGCAGCATCTTCAACTGCCTGAACATCGCGCGCGAGAATGCGCGCCAGATCCGTGAGGTGATCACCACCGAGATGTGGGAACATCTCAACGACATCTACTGGACCCTCGTTGAAGACGAAAACTTCTGGAGGCAACCGCCCCAGGAGCTGCTGCGCCACATCCGTGGCGCCTGCCAGCTGTTCTATGGCATCACCGACGCCACCCTCAGCCGCGACCTCTCCTGGCAGTTCAGCCGTCTCGGCCGGCTGCTGGAACGGGCCGACAAGACCACCCGCATCCTCGATGTGAAGTACTTCCTGCTGCTGCCCTCCCCCGATGAGGTGGGCGGCGTGCTGGATGAACTGCAATGGATCTCGTTGTTGCGCAGCGCAGGCGCCTATCAGATGTTCCGCCAGTCCCGCCAGCAGGCGATCGAACCCAAGGCGGTGGCGGCCTTTCTGCTGCTCGATCCGATCTTTCCCCGCTCGGTGCGCTACTGCCTGGGTCGAATTCAGGAGACCCTGCGCATCGTGAGCGGCAGCTCTTTGCCGGGCACCCCCGATGCCCTGGAGTGTCTCAGCGGCCTCACCCTGGCCCGCTGGAGTTACACCCACATCGAGGACCTGATCGCCGGCGGACTGCATGAAGCGATCGATGCCCTGCAGAGCGATCTCAACAGCATGCATGAACTGATTGAGCAGCGCTTCTTCACCGCCACCACCCACAACCCCACCAACGCCGATCCGGCATGCGTGCTCGCGTAA
- a CDS encoding transglutaminase family protein has protein sequence MRARVIHTFHYTYDAPVLLGPHRFGLKPRGHGFQRLLDFRLEISPEPSRLYPLVAASGDEILRARFQGSSDHFQVRAVSEVETETAPLLQACLEENEPQLPYPVGHLNGDLMGSLEGWLPNGQHDPAAVDLAQEALMGSDQRALMFLQQLVEIIQDRVKYTQRHVGPAWPAGRTLKERVGSCRDLAMLMVESCRCVGLPARFVSGYHLVEPKPKRYDLHAWAEVYLPGAGWRGFDPSGIGVIDDRYITLATSSKPELTAAITGSFSGPPGVSSEFSWEIAAELLDGSKQAVGLVSGLVSAETSTSDPTDLPVAKRG, from the coding sequence ATGCGTGCTCGCGTAATTCACACCTTCCACTACACCTACGACGCCCCGGTGCTGCTCGGCCCCCATCGCTTCGGGCTCAAACCCCGCGGCCACGGCTTCCAGCGCCTGCTGGACTTCCGGCTGGAGATCAGCCCTGAACCCAGCCGGCTCTACCCGCTGGTGGCCGCCAGTGGCGATGAGATCCTGCGGGCCCGCTTCCAGGGCAGCAGCGACCACTTCCAGGTGCGGGCCGTGAGCGAGGTGGAAACCGAGACGGCCCCCCTGCTGCAGGCCTGCCTGGAGGAGAACGAACCCCAGCTGCCCTACCCGGTGGGGCACCTCAACGGCGACCTGATGGGCTCGCTGGAGGGCTGGCTGCCCAACGGCCAGCACGACCCGGCGGCGGTGGATCTGGCCCAGGAGGCGCTGATGGGCAGCGACCAGCGGGCGCTGATGTTCCTGCAGCAGCTGGTGGAGATCATCCAGGACCGGGTGAAGTACACCCAGCGGCACGTGGGTCCGGCCTGGCCGGCGGGCCGCACCCTCAAGGAGCGGGTGGGCTCCTGCCGCGACCTGGCGATGCTGATGGTGGAATCCTGCCGCTGTGTGGGGCTGCCGGCCCGGTTCGTGAGCGGCTACCACCTGGTGGAGCCCAAGCCCAAGCGCTACGACCTGCACGCCTGGGCCGAGGTGTATCTGCCCGGCGCCGGCTGGCGGGGCTTCGATCCCAGCGGCATCGGCGTGATCGACGACCGCTACATCACCCTGGCCACCTCCTCCAAGCCGGAGCTCACGGCGGCGATCACCGGCAGCTTCTCCGGTCCCCCGGGCGTGAGCAGCGAATTCAGCTGGGAGATCGCGGCCGAGCTGCTGGACGGAAGCAAGCAGGCGGTTGGGTTGGTCAGTGGGTTGGTCAGTGCCGAGACGAGCACTTCAGACCCCACCGACCTGCCAGTAGCCAAACGAGGCTGA
- a CDS encoding GGDEF domain-containing protein produces MAAWLPRNSRSEVLGRRVNRRLWFDMLLAAMAASALMALVAGCLVLSQSARELRRQAEDLQRQLSVGLTSYEPLYNLQRLLQQAASSQDVESALVVDQRGLVLAASNNALVGLPLPQVLQLPNQHHLRQLFAECPSTSSLLACLTREEIVFHGPIPWIGGDALLTMRPSPLALEGIGRYGDRASLITITDVRQARDEALLFVLRVFLAGLLPLSAGCVGLMVQLRRELIPELVRLAQIDALSGIYNRRAFTEAATELLHRAGQSDVPMALALIDVDHFKQINDTHGHDAGDQVIRQVSELLRVAVRSSDLVGRLGGDEFAILVQLPGQGALQMLERTRRMVEASPIACGPGQVVQVNLSVGVATSQGPAGYGLDALMGAADAALYVAKDRGRGQVVNLENEGSGAGRRGSASFGYWQVGGV; encoded by the coding sequence ATGGCCGCCTGGTTGCCCCGGAACAGTCGCAGCGAGGTGCTGGGGCGGCGGGTGAACCGCCGCCTCTGGTTCGACATGCTGCTGGCGGCCATGGCCGCATCGGCGCTGATGGCCCTGGTGGCCGGTTGTCTGGTGCTCTCGCAGAGCGCCCGCGAGCTGCGCCGCCAGGCCGAGGATCTGCAGCGCCAGCTGAGTGTGGGCCTCACCAGCTATGAGCCCCTCTACAACCTGCAGCGTCTGCTGCAGCAGGCCGCCTCCAGCCAGGACGTGGAGAGCGCCCTGGTGGTGGATCAGCGGGGACTGGTGCTGGCAGCGTCCAACAACGCCCTGGTGGGGCTGCCCCTGCCCCAGGTGTTGCAGCTGCCCAACCAGCACCACCTGCGCCAGCTGTTCGCCGAGTGCCCCTCCACCTCGAGCCTGCTCGCCTGCCTCACCCGGGAGGAGATCGTGTTTCATGGCCCCATCCCCTGGATCGGCGGGGATGCCCTGCTCACGATGCGCCCCTCCCCGCTGGCGCTGGAGGGCATCGGCCGCTACGGCGATCGGGCGAGCCTGATCACGATCACCGATGTGCGGCAGGCCCGCGATGAAGCCCTGCTGTTCGTGTTGCGGGTGTTCCTGGCCGGCTTGCTGCCCCTCTCCGCCGGTTGTGTGGGCCTGATGGTGCAGTTGCGGCGTGAGCTGATTCCGGAACTGGTGCGGCTGGCCCAGATCGATGCTCTCTCGGGCATCTACAACCGCCGTGCCTTCACGGAGGCCGCCACCGAGCTGCTGCATCGGGCTGGCCAGAGCGATGTGCCGATGGCTCTGGCCCTGATCGACGTGGACCACTTCAAGCAGATCAACGACACCCACGGTCACGATGCGGGTGATCAGGTGATCCGGCAGGTTTCTGAGCTGCTGCGGGTGGCCGTGCGCAGCAGCGATCTGGTGGGTCGGCTGGGAGGCGATGAGTTCGCCATCCTGGTGCAGCTTCCCGGCCAGGGGGCCCTCCAGATGCTGGAGCGCACGCGCCGGATGGTCGAGGCCAGCCCCATTGCCTGTGGCCCAGGCCAGGTGGTGCAGGTGAACCTCTCGGTGGGGGTGGCCACCAGCCAGGGGCCGGCCGGCTACGGCCTCGACGCGTTGATGGGGGCGGCGGATGCGGCCCTCTACGTGGCCAAGGACCGGGGCAGGGGCCAGGTGGTGAACCTGGAAAACGAAGGCAGCGGGGCGGGCCGGCGGGGATCAGCCTCGTTTGGCTACTGGCAGGTCGGTGGGGTCTGA
- a CDS encoding ABC transporter substrate-binding protein: MVLPPDSLPSPSPRRPPRRIRRWLVLPALLALAGAAGAALWLPARQASRLFVAITSWPGYEYLYLAEQKQLGRPRGLDLRLKQYSSLADQRSAYVRGDVNVIATTLPEAIALCQEAPARCPQLVLVLDESLGADRLIARVGLASPGALAGQRLGLERTVLAEYLLLRGLEGQSVGIADLQLRFDGPAALVEGLRSAQLDAIVTYAPYDLPLRQDARFHQLFSSEQIPGEVVDVLAVDPGFAQRRRRDLQALVHSWWAAQAYARRHRSEAVALMAQRQQVSPAAFEQSEEGLRYPPPEQQSQLLAEDGPVAQAIARMAALLVNAQRIQPGAPLPRPTTAFLVQP; the protein is encoded by the coding sequence ATGGTGTTGCCGCCCGATTCCCTCCCATCGCCGTCCCCCAGGCGCCCGCCGCGGCGCATCCGGCGCTGGCTGGTGCTGCCTGCGCTGCTGGCACTGGCCGGAGCCGCGGGCGCAGCGCTGTGGCTGCCGGCGCGCCAGGCCAGTCGGCTGTTTGTGGCGATCACCAGCTGGCCGGGCTACGAATACCTCTACCTGGCCGAGCAGAAGCAGCTGGGCCGGCCACGAGGCCTCGATCTGCGGCTGAAGCAGTACAGCTCCCTGGCGGATCAACGGTCGGCCTACGTGCGTGGCGACGTGAATGTGATCGCCACCACCCTCCCCGAGGCGATCGCCCTCTGCCAGGAGGCGCCGGCCCGCTGCCCCCAGCTGGTGCTGGTGCTGGATGAATCCCTGGGTGCGGATCGGCTGATCGCCCGGGTCGGGCTGGCCAGCCCCGGGGCCCTGGCTGGCCAGCGCCTGGGCCTGGAGCGCACGGTGCTGGCTGAATACCTGCTGCTGCGCGGCCTGGAGGGTCAGTCGGTGGGGATCGCAGATCTCCAGCTGCGCTTTGACGGGCCCGCGGCCCTGGTCGAGGGGCTGCGCTCCGCCCAGCTGGACGCCATCGTGACCTATGCGCCCTACGACCTGCCCCTGCGCCAGGACGCCCGCTTCCACCAGCTGTTCAGCAGCGAACAGATCCCTGGGGAGGTGGTGGATGTGCTGGCCGTGGATCCTGGCTTTGCCCAGCGGCGCCGGCGGGATCTGCAGGCTCTGGTGCACAGCTGGTGGGCGGCCCAGGCCTATGCCAGGCGCCACCGCAGCGAGGCCGTGGCGCTGATGGCCCAGCGCCAGCAGGTCAGCCCCGCGGCGTTCGAGCAGTCCGAGGAGGGTCTGCGCTACCCCCCCCCTGAGCAGCAGAGCCAGCTCCTGGCCGAGGACGGCCCGGTGGCCCAGGCCATTGCCCGCATGGCCGCTCTGCTGGTGAATGCCCAGCGCATTCAACCCGGAGCCCCGCTGCCCAGGCCCACCACGGCCTTTCTGGTGCAGCCGTGA
- a CDS encoding ABC transporter substrate-binding protein, with the protein MAAGLAGASCRGRSPQLTMPIAHWPGYEYFYLAREQGLARREGLDLRIAEFPDPQAIVHAYLRGELQMAQLTTVEAVDICSRAPDRCPVVVLVLNESRGGDQIAARAGISSVGQLRGRRVGLTLSTLGPYVLSRALDSAGLTLADVEVRNMPLDAMSDALAKGSVDAVAFFPPYSEVAYRRGRVQKLFDSRAIPGEIFDVLVVSPDTYAEQRPTLVRLLRAWQAAHQLARTNPATALPVMARRQGLSTEEFRRAERGLVYFPFRLRRPCWRRMGHCSAISRPCSGCRNSSGC; encoded by the coding sequence GTGGCAGCCGGGCTGGCCGGCGCGTCCTGCCGCGGGCGCTCGCCGCAGCTCACCATGCCGATCGCCCACTGGCCGGGCTACGAGTATTTCTATCTCGCCCGTGAGCAGGGGCTGGCCCGCCGCGAGGGGCTCGATCTGCGGATCGCCGAGTTTCCCGATCCCCAGGCCATCGTGCATGCCTACCTGCGCGGCGAGCTGCAGATGGCCCAGCTCACCACGGTGGAGGCCGTGGACATCTGCTCCCGGGCGCCGGATCGCTGCCCGGTGGTGGTGCTGGTGCTGAACGAGTCCCGTGGTGGAGACCAGATTGCTGCCCGGGCCGGTATCAGCTCCGTCGGCCAGTTGCGCGGTCGGCGGGTGGGCCTCACCCTCTCCACCCTCGGGCCCTATGTGCTCAGCCGCGCCCTCGACAGCGCGGGGCTCACCCTGGCCGATGTGGAGGTGCGCAACATGCCGCTGGACGCCATGTCCGATGCCTTGGCAAAGGGATCGGTGGATGCGGTGGCCTTTTTCCCGCCCTACAGCGAAGTGGCCTATCGCCGCGGCCGGGTGCAGAAACTGTTCGACAGCCGGGCCATTCCCGGTGAGATCTTTGATGTGCTGGTGGTGAGTCCCGATACCTATGCCGAGCAGAGACCCACGCTGGTGCGGTTGCTGCGGGCCTGGCAGGCAGCCCACCAGCTGGCGCGCACGAATCCGGCCACGGCCTTGCCGGTGATGGCCCGCCGCCAAGGCCTCAGCACCGAGGAATTCCGGAGGGCCGAGCGGGGGCTGGTGTATTTCCCCTTCAGGCTCAGGAGGCCATGCTGGCGGCGAATGGGCCACTGCAGCGCAATCTCCAGGCCGTGCAGCGGGTGCAGGAACAGCTCAGGCTGTTGA
- a CDS encoding diguanylate cyclase: MDSAAGPAAAIPTRDLPWLALLSGLAVLLNTLPVPFFYGIQVLLGPVSAILALLLWRGGWGVAIGVLASLQTWPLWGHPWAVVIFTAEMVWLWLGLRRFHGQPNREGNGRVVMLAMGYWLLLGTPLVFTFYGLVMRLDLANVLVVAVKQSFNGVLNAVLAFSVLILIRAVQAGRGEGPGLSLRGVIMALALLAVTLPTLVISITAGHQLQSAVQQGALEGLKTISLAVERVGPGDRSNRLLIEQMGSDLAYRRIDANGQTASSDPALFQRLDGHYGDGGRSQVRIPDLALLIPRGKAPVLHKWIKGYWSYSQQYDGRDGTSLIQVVEPARPAVARLQLQSSQLLGASMAVLVLGALISAWVGERVERAFAAVVPTRPRGSGPAITDPEDGDLEQQLRMAWQRSRQSGEPLACLCLQIDGLAAIHQHFGQQVADHLLNDLSGVLRGRLRRNDQLYRSGDGGFVVLAKGCQGEAALNLAEGLQRAVSAVPWPTNRAAAPRRSDPAAFSVSVGISSLDPDREAPEQLNADSLMVRARRALELARLQGNGELVLNAESA; this comes from the coding sequence ATGGACTCAGCTGCAGGCCCTGCAGCGGCGATCCCCACCCGCGACCTGCCCTGGCTGGCCCTGCTCAGCGGCCTGGCGGTGCTGCTCAACACCCTGCCCGTGCCCTTCTTCTACGGCATCCAGGTGCTGCTGGGCCCGGTGTCGGCCATCCTTGCCCTGCTGCTGTGGCGGGGAGGCTGGGGGGTGGCCATCGGCGTCCTGGCCAGCCTGCAGACCTGGCCCCTCTGGGGCCACCCCTGGGCCGTTGTGATCTTCACAGCGGAAATGGTGTGGCTGTGGCTGGGGCTGCGCCGTTTCCACGGCCAGCCCAACCGGGAGGGCAATGGCCGGGTGGTGATGCTGGCGATGGGCTACTGGCTGCTGCTGGGCACGCCCCTGGTGTTCACCTTCTATGGGCTGGTGATGCGCCTCGATCTGGCCAATGTGCTGGTGGTGGCCGTGAAGCAGAGCTTCAACGGCGTGCTCAACGCCGTGCTGGCCTTCAGTGTGCTGATCCTGATCCGTGCCGTTCAGGCCGGACGCGGCGAGGGACCAGGCCTGTCACTGCGGGGCGTGATCATGGCGTTGGCCCTGCTGGCGGTGACCCTGCCCACCCTGGTGATCAGCATCACCGCCGGCCACCAGCTGCAGAGCGCCGTGCAACAGGGAGCGCTCGAAGGCCTGAAGACCATCAGCCTGGCGGTGGAGCGGGTGGGTCCGGGCGACCGCAGCAATCGCCTGCTGATCGAGCAGATGGGCAGTGATCTGGCCTATCGACGCATCGATGCCAACGGCCAGACGGCGAGCTCCGACCCCGCCCTGTTCCAGCGTCTCGACGGGCACTACGGCGACGGTGGCCGCAGCCAGGTGCGCATCCCGGATCTGGCCCTGCTGATTCCCAGGGGGAAGGCTCCGGTGCTGCACAAGTGGATCAAGGGCTACTGGAGCTACAGCCAGCAGTACGACGGCCGCGATGGCACCTCGCTGATCCAGGTGGTGGAGCCGGCACGGCCGGCGGTGGCACGCCTGCAGCTGCAGAGCAGCCAATTGCTGGGGGCCAGCATGGCCGTGCTCGTGCTGGGCGCCCTGATCAGCGCCTGGGTGGGTGAACGGGTGGAACGGGCCTTTGCCGCCGTGGTGCCGACCCGGCCCAGGGGCAGCGGTCCAGCGATCACCGATCCCGAGGACGGAGATCTGGAACAGCAGCTCCGGATGGCCTGGCAACGCTCCCGCCAGAGCGGCGAGCCGCTCGCCTGTCTCTGCCTGCAGATCGATGGCCTGGCCGCGATCCACCAGCATTTCGGCCAGCAGGTTGCCGATCACCTGCTCAACGATCTGAGCGGCGTGCTGCGCGGCAGGCTGCGCCGCAACGATCAGCTCTACCGCTCAGGCGATGGGGGGTTTGTGGTGTTGGCCAAGGGATGCCAGGGAGAAGCTGCCCTCAACCTGGCCGAGGGCCTGCAGCGGGCCGTGTCCGCTGTGCCATGGCCCACGAACCGGGCAGCGGCTCCTCGCCGGAGCGATCCAGCCGCCTTCAGCGTGAGTGTGGGGATCAGCAGCCTGGACCCCGACCGGGAGGCACCCGAACAGCTCAACGCCGACAGTCTGATGGTCCGGGCCAGGCGGGCCCTGGAGCTGGCCCGCCTGCAGGGCAACGGTGAGTTGGTGTTGAACGCCGAGAGCGCCTGA
- a CDS encoding redox protein — MFELIPYEKFRDTPAVRFFDITVADSNARDLVIHSGPAVSPPDEEKTGAWQFYLHPHQEDNLLALHGGRTFYLVNFGWNYPYHIVRLEAGGDILRIPPGTFHRSVSDPDGSVVLNQAVREEGASVVREFRVYNSRRIPRLFAITFKTAPLPKLHGLNW, encoded by the coding sequence ATGTTTGAGCTGATCCCCTACGAGAAGTTTCGGGATACGCCTGCCGTGCGCTTCTTCGACATCACGGTTGCCGATTCGAATGCCCGCGACCTGGTGATCCACAGCGGCCCAGCCGTGTCACCGCCCGATGAAGAGAAGACCGGTGCCTGGCAGTTCTATCTCCATCCCCACCAGGAGGACAATCTGCTGGCCCTGCATGGAGGCCGCACCTTCTACCTGGTGAATTTCGGCTGGAATTACCCGTATCACATCGTGCGTCTGGAGGCGGGTGGCGACATCCTGCGCATTCCGCCGGGCACCTTTCACCGCTCCGTGTCCGATCCCGATGGGTCGGTGGTGCTGAATCAGGCCGTTCGCGAGGAGGGCGCGAGCGTGGTGCGGGAGTTCCGGGTGTACAACAGCCGCCGCATCCCCCGGCTGTTTGCCATCACCTTCAAGACGGCCCCCCTGCCCAAGCTGCACGGTCTTAACTGGTAA
- the cobA gene encoding uroporphyrinogen-III C-methyltransferase has product MSEQPAPFGTVYLVGAGPGDPDLLTVKAHRLLQQCDALVYDSLVPKALLDLVPEGCERHFVGKRRGHHSVPQPSTNAVLVELAGRCRLIVRLKGGDPFLFGRGGEEAAHLAGQGIPVQVVPGVTAGIAAPAYAGIPVTHRKAGSSVTFVTGHEEIDKQRPGVDWRGLARSSDGLVIYMGLHNLRRIAEELLAGGLAADTPAAVIQQGTVEGQRLLLSPLAELANRAAGQGFASPSIVLVGQVVAQRVAACGPAPAAVEMPIPF; this is encoded by the coding sequence GTGAGTGAGCAGCCCGCCCCATTCGGCACGGTGTACCTGGTGGGGGCCGGTCCCGGTGATCCCGACCTGCTCACCGTCAAGGCCCATCGGCTGCTGCAGCAGTGCGATGCCCTGGTGTACGACTCCCTGGTGCCGAAGGCCCTGCTCGACCTGGTGCCGGAGGGCTGCGAGCGCCATTTCGTGGGCAAGCGCCGCGGCCACCACTCCGTGCCCCAGCCCAGCACCAACGCCGTGCTGGTGGAGCTGGCCGGCCGCTGCCGCCTGATCGTGCGCCTCAAGGGGGGCGACCCCTTCCTGTTCGGCCGCGGCGGTGAGGAGGCCGCCCACCTGGCGGGCCAGGGCATCCCGGTGCAGGTGGTGCCCGGCGTCACCGCCGGCATCGCCGCGCCGGCCTATGCGGGCATCCCCGTCACCCACCGCAAGGCCGGCTCCAGCGTCACCTTCGTGACCGGCCATGAGGAGATCGACAAGCAGCGCCCCGGCGTCGACTGGCGCGGCCTGGCCCGCAGCAGTGACGGCCTGGTGATCTACATGGGCCTGCACAACCTGCGCCGCATCGCCGAGGAGCTGCTGGCCGGCGGCCTGGCAGCCGACACCCCGGCGGCGGTGATCCAGCAGGGCACGGTGGAGGGGCAGCGCCTGCTGCTCAGCCCCCTGGCGGAGCTGGCCAACCGCGCCGCCGGGCAGGGCTTCGCCTCGCCCTCGATCGTGCTGGTGGGCCAGGTGGTGGCCCAGCGGGTGGCGGCCTGCGGTCCGGCCCCGGCGGCGGTGGAGATGCCGATTCCGTTCTGA
- a CDS encoding DNA mismatch repair protein MutS, whose protein sequence is MLLVVHGRSGGALPAELVSLAADLERRRRAPVRLQALTASAPPDAAALLETGLPITLVPLLLLPGGHVRHDVPAIAAHWRRHTRVLRLPFLGAWPCWQQALCQEIQQLQQASGADQGRPLLLHHPLANPLAERYLAFLETATGCRTLATAYSAADPEDPPLRFAAPALPLVLAANRLTERLPGPIGVPLLQRPALRAVLLDALEALP, encoded by the coding sequence CTGCTGCTGGTGGTGCACGGCCGCAGCGGCGGCGCCCTGCCGGCCGAACTGGTGAGCCTGGCGGCCGACCTCGAGCGGCGGCGCCGGGCGCCGGTGCGCCTGCAGGCCCTCACCGCCAGTGCCCCCCCCGACGCCGCTGCCCTGCTGGAGACGGGCCTGCCGATCACCCTGGTGCCGCTGCTGCTGTTGCCCGGGGGGCATGTGCGCCACGACGTGCCCGCCATCGCCGCCCACTGGCGCCGCCACACCCGCGTGCTGCGCCTGCCCTTTCTCGGCGCCTGGCCCTGCTGGCAGCAGGCCCTGTGCCAGGAGATCCAACAGCTGCAGCAGGCCAGCGGGGCGGACCAGGGGCGGCCCCTGCTGCTGCATCACCCGCTCGCCAATCCCCTGGCGGAGCGCTACCTCGCCTTTCTGGAGACGGCAACCGGTTGCCGCACCCTGGCCACTGCATACAGTGCCGCTGATCCCGAGGATCCGCCCCTGCGCTTCGCCGCCCCGGCCCTGCCCCTGGTGCTCGCCGCCAACCGCCTCACCGAACGGCTCCCAGGTCCCATCGGCGTGCCCCTGCTGCAGCGGCCGGCGCTGCGGGCGGTGTTGCTCGATGCCCTCGAGGCCCTGCCGTGA